Proteins from a single region of Orcinus orca chromosome 20, mOrcOrc1.1, whole genome shotgun sequence:
- the NOVA2 gene encoding RNA-binding protein Nova-2, which yields MRMMAAGAVHGLFTASAAPQPPPPPPPPPPQPQPPQQPSPPPQQPPPPPPQPPQQQQPPPQAPPMEPEAPDSRKRPLETPPEVVCTKRSNTGEEGEYFLKVLIPSYAAGSIIGKGGQTIVQLQKETGATIKLSKSKDFYPGTTERVCLVQGTAEALNAVHSFIAEKVREIPQAMTKPEVVNILQPQTTMNPDRAKQAKLIVPNSTAGLIIGKGGATVKAVMEQSGAWVQLSQKPEGINLQERVVTVSGEPEQVHKAVSAIVQKVQEDPQSSSCLNISYANVAGPVANSNPTGSPYASPADVLPAAAAASAAAASGLLGPAGLAGVGAFPAALPAFSGTDLLAISTALNTLASYGYNTNSLGLGLNSAAASGVLAAVAAGANPAAAAAANLLASYAGEAGAGPAGGAAPPPPPPPGALGSFALAAAANGYLGAGAGGGAGGGGGPLVAAAAAAGAAGGFLTAEKLAAESAKELVEIAVPENLVGAILGKGGKTLVEYQELTGARIQISKKGEFLPGTRNRRVTITGSPAATQAAQYLISQRVTYEQGVRASNPQKVG from the exons ATGAGGATGATGGCCGCCGGCGCGGTGCACGGCCTCTTCACGGCCTCCGCGGccccgcagccgccgccgcccccgccgccgccgccgccgcaacCCCAGCCTCCCCAGCAGCCGTCGCCGCCGCCacagcagccgccgccgccgccgccgcagccgccgcagcagcagcagccgccgCCCCAGGCCCCCCCCATGGAGCCCGAGGCCCCGGATTCCCGCAAAAGGCCCCTCGAAACGCCCCCCGAGGTGGTCTGCACCAAGCGCAGCAACACGGGAG AGGAAGGCGAATACTTCCTGAAGGTGCTGATCCCCAGCTACGCGGCGGGCTCCATCATTGGCAAGGGCGGGCAGACCATCGTGCAGCTGCAGAAGGAGACGGGAGCTACCATCAAGCTCTCCAAGTCCAAAGACTTCTATCCGG GAACCACAGAGCGAGTATGCCTGGTACAGGGTACAGCAGAGGCCTTGAATGCTGTGCACAGCTTTATTGCTGAGAAGGTCCGAGAAATCCCGCAAGCGATGACCAAGCCCGAGGTGGTCAATATCCTTCAACCCCAAACCACAATGAATCCTGACAGAGCCAAGCAG GCCAAGCTGATCGTCCCCAACAGCACGGCGGGCCTGATCATCGGCAAGGGGGGCGCGACAGTGAAAGCCGTGATGGAACAGTCGGGTGCTTGGGTGCAGCTGTCCCAGAAGCCGGAGGGCATCAACCTGCAGGAGCGCGTGGTGACGGTCAGCGGCGAACCGGAGCAGGTGCACAAGGCCGTGAGCGCCATCGTGCAGAAGGTACAGGAAGATCCCCAGAGCAGCAGCTGCCTGAATATCAGCTACGCCAACGTGGCTGGCCCTGTGGCCAACTCCAACCCCACCGGCTCGCCATACGCCAGCCCCGCGGATGTGCtgcccgccgctgccgccgcctcgGCCGCTGCCGCCTCTGGCCTGCTGGGCCCGGCGGGGTTGGCGGGCGTGGGAGCCTTTCCTGCCGCCCTGCCTGCCTTCTCGGGCACCGACCTGCTGGCCATCAGCACGGCGCTTAACACGCTGGCCAGTTACGGCTACAACACCAACTCCCTCGGCCTGGGCCTCAACTCGGCCGCAGCCTCTGGGGTCCTGGCCGCCGTGGCCGCCGGTGCCAaccctgccgccgccgccgccgccaatCTCCTGGCATCCTACGCCGGGGAAGCAGGGGCCGGGCCAGCGGGCGGAGctgctccacccccacccccgccacctgGAGCCCTGGGGTCCTTCGCCTTGGCCGCGGCCGCCAACGGCTACCTCGGGGccggggcgggcggcggggcgggcggAGGGGGTGGCCCGCTTGTGGCCGCTGCAGCCGCAGCGGGGGCGGCTGGGGGCTTCCTGACGGCGGAGAAGTTGGCGGCTGAGAGCGCCAAGGAGCTGGTGGAGATTGCGGTGCCTGAGAACCTGGTGGGAGCCATCCTGGGCAAGGGGGGCAAGACGTTGGTGGAGTACCAGGAGCTGACAGGCGCCCGCATCCAGATCTCCAAGAAGGGAGAGTTCCTGCCAGGCACGCGGAACCGGCGGGTCACCATCACCGGCAGCCCCGCGGCCACGCAAGCCGCTCAATACCTCATCAGCCAGCGGGTCACCTACGAGCAGGGAGTGAGGGCCTCAAACCCCCAGAAAGTGGGATGA